One genomic region from Saprospiraceae bacterium encodes:
- a CDS encoding AAA family ATPase has protein sequence MQRENMTDVQAVDALGQGFKALSHEVGKVIIGQDEVVKAVIISLFSNGHSLLVGVPGLAKTLLVSTIAQVLDLEFNRIQFTPDLMPSDITGSEILDEERRFRFNRGPVFANIVLADEINRTPPKTQAALLEAMQERSVTVSGQRHLLPKPFFVLATQNPIEQEGTYPLPEAQLDRFMFNILLDYPSFKDELQVVRNTTSTHKPELRLVMNGDDISFYQDVIRKIPIADNVLEYAVNLASKTRPNTDRAIAQVKQYISWGAGPRASQFLVLGAKAHGAINGKYSPDIEDVQAVAKLVLRHRIVRNYKAEAEGVSEDKIIEALL, from the coding sequence ATGCAGCGAGAAAACATGACAGATGTACAGGCAGTAGATGCTCTGGGCCAGGGATTTAAAGCATTGAGCCATGAAGTAGGCAAGGTGATCATTGGGCAGGATGAAGTCGTCAAGGCGGTGATCATATCTCTTTTTTCTAACGGGCATAGTTTGTTGGTAGGGGTGCCTGGTTTGGCCAAAACTTTGCTGGTATCGACGATAGCACAAGTGCTCGATCTGGAGTTTAACAGGATCCAGTTTACCCCTGACCTGATGCCTAGTGATATCACGGGATCTGAGATTCTGGACGAAGAAAGAAGGTTTAGATTCAACCGCGGGCCTGTATTTGCCAATATAGTCCTAGCAGACGAAATCAACCGAACTCCGCCTAAAACGCAGGCAGCCCTGCTTGAAGCCATGCAGGAACGATCTGTGACAGTAAGTGGACAGCGACATTTGTTGCCAAAGCCATTTTTTGTATTGGCTACCCAAAACCCCATTGAGCAAGAAGGTACGTATCCACTGCCCGAAGCCCAGCTGGACCGATTTATGTTTAATATATTACTGGATTATCCTAGCTTTAAAGATGAGCTCCAGGTGGTCAGAAACACTACCTCTACTCACAAACCAGAGCTTAGATTGGTGATGAATGGTGATGATATCAGTTTTTACCAGGATGTCATCAGGAAAATACCTATTGCAGATAATGTCCTCGAGTATGCAGTCAATCTGGCAAGCAAAACCAGGCCAAATACTGATCGTGCCATTGCTCAGGTCAAACAATATATATCATGGGGTGCAGGCCCCAGAGCTTCTCAGTTTTTGGTACTAGGGGCCAAAGCACATGGTGCTATTAATGGCAAATACTCTCCGGATATCGAAGATGTTCAGGCCGTCGCCAAGCTGGTACTCAGACATCGTATCGTGCGAAATTATAAGGCGGAAGCTGAAGGTGTGTCAGAAGACAAAATCATCGAAGCTTTGTTATAG
- a CDS encoding alpha/beta fold hydrolase, producing MNLYSKIYGEGRATLVILHGLFGSSDNWQTFAKSIADRYQVITIDLRNHGLSPHDPEFDFECMAGDLQETFDTLNLSKINLMGHSLGGKVAGYFALNHPSYLRSLIVIDIAPKSYPPHHELYFNAMLGLNLEEVTTRTQADHWLSKQITDAGIRQFLLKNLMRDDAGTFKWRFNLQALYRHYDNINIPLSSDHPFSKPALFIKGENSNYILPDDAVLIKELFTHAEVKQIDGAGHWVHADQPVRLKEMVLEFLDNSN from the coding sequence ATGAACCTTTATTCTAAGATTTATGGTGAAGGCCGAGCTACCCTGGTCATCCTGCATGGGCTATTTGGCTCTTCGGATAATTGGCAGACTTTCGCAAAATCAATAGCTGATCGGTATCAGGTGATTACGATAGATCTGCGCAATCACGGTCTTTCTCCTCATGATCCGGAGTTTGATTTTGAATGTATGGCAGGAGATCTACAAGAGACTTTTGATACTTTGAATCTATCGAAAATAAACCTGATGGGGCATTCGCTGGGTGGGAAAGTAGCCGGTTATTTCGCTTTAAATCATCCTTCTTATCTGCGTTCACTGATAGTCATAGATATAGCTCCAAAATCCTACCCTCCACACCATGAACTTTATTTCAATGCGATGTTAGGTTTGAATCTGGAGGAGGTGACCACCAGGACGCAAGCCGACCATTGGTTGAGTAAGCAGATCACAGATGCCGGCATCAGGCAGTTTTTGCTAAAAAATCTTATGCGAGATGATGCCGGGACATTCAAATGGAGATTTAACCTCCAGGCACTATATCGACATTATGACAATATCAATATTCCGCTTTCAAGCGATCACCCATTTTCTAAACCTGCCTTATTTATAAAAGGAGAAAATTCCAATTATATCCTTCCAGATGATGCAGTTCTGATCAAAGAATTGTTTACGCATGCTGAGGTCAAACAGATTGATGGTGCAGGACATTGGGTCCATGCAGATCAACCGGTTAGATTAAAAGAAATGGTCCTGGAGTTTTTAGATAATTCCAATTAA
- a CDS encoding glycoside hydrolase family 127 protein gives MKNFILIFLVLIPLLNHAQSLVEDYPITPVDFTKVHITGGFWKSRLDTVSHRTIPYAFAKCEETGRINNFIYAGKIKDGKFQGRFGFDDSDVYKIMEGAAYALMNEPNPALRAYLDKVISYIAAAQESDGYLYTAWTLKANDYNKFSCCTYDPKGQFLGTHSSHELYNVGHMYEAAVAHYRATGQDNFLKIAIKNADLIYQKCVIEKMGFYPGHQEIELGLIKLYRVTNDKKYLDLAKLFLERRGHQPNLDEKGLQNASYSQNHIPVTEQSEAVGHSVRAGYMYAAMTDIAAITGDQAYLKAVDKIWNDIISKKMYITGGLGAAHGIEGFDRAYELPNDAYAETCAAIAYVYWNHRMFLLHGDSKYIDVMERTLYNGLMSGIALEGEKFFYPNPLVFDGSEKFNQGAVCRSPWFDCSCCPSNLSRFVPSVSGYAYAVKDNNIYVNLFMASKASLNVNSHAVEIQQKTDYPWSGAVELLIDGTIDATTNIYIRIPGWAQNEVVPSDLYRFNATSKTKTNIAINGKKINFSVEHGYAVLHSNWKKGDKISVQFPMESKSVSSHPNIKANTGAIAIERGPILYCAEEMDNGHHGLALNNNTNWKAEYKPDLLNGVTILKGKAFDDKGSNTTATLIPYVVWGHRETSPMAVWIKKK, from the coding sequence ATGAAAAATTTTATTTTAATATTTTTAGTCCTTATACCCTTATTGAATCATGCTCAATCCCTGGTAGAAGATTATCCGATTACGCCGGTTGATTTTACCAAAGTCCATATTACAGGTGGCTTTTGGAAAAGCAGACTGGATACCGTATCGCACCGGACTATTCCTTATGCATTCGCCAAATGTGAAGAGACTGGCCGCATTAATAATTTTATATATGCAGGTAAGATTAAAGATGGAAAGTTCCAGGGACGCTTTGGGTTTGATGATTCAGATGTATATAAAATAATGGAAGGCGCAGCTTACGCATTGATGAACGAACCCAATCCGGCATTGCGTGCCTACCTTGATAAAGTGATCTCTTATATAGCTGCCGCCCAGGAATCAGATGGCTACCTGTATACGGCATGGACCTTGAAGGCCAATGATTATAATAAATTTTCCTGCTGCACTTATGATCCCAAGGGTCAGTTTTTGGGTACCCATAGCAGCCACGAATTATACAATGTAGGGCATATGTACGAGGCAGCAGTGGCACATTACAGGGCGACCGGCCAGGATAATTTTTTGAAGATCGCCATAAAGAATGCAGACCTTATCTATCAAAAGTGTGTAATAGAAAAAATGGGGTTTTACCCCGGACACCAGGAAATCGAATTAGGATTGATCAAACTGTACAGAGTCACCAATGACAAAAAATACCTTGACCTGGCTAAGCTCTTTTTGGAGCGCCGCGGACATCAACCTAATCTCGATGAAAAGGGTCTTCAAAATGCTTCTTACTCTCAGAATCATATACCCGTGACCGAGCAGTCAGAAGCAGTAGGTCATTCTGTAAGAGCAGGATACATGTATGCTGCTATGACAGATATTGCGGCGATCACCGGTGACCAGGCCTATCTGAAAGCAGTCGACAAAATATGGAACGATATCATCAGTAAAAAAATGTATATCACCGGAGGCCTGGGGGCTGCCCATGGTATAGAAGGATTTGACAGAGCATACGAACTGCCTAACGATGCTTATGCAGAGACCTGTGCAGCTATCGCATATGTCTATTGGAATCATCGCATGTTTTTATTACATGGTGATTCAAAATATATTGATGTGATGGAGCGTACACTGTACAATGGATTGATGTCAGGCATCGCACTCGAAGGAGAAAAGTTTTTTTATCCTAACCCACTCGTATTCGATGGCAGTGAAAAATTTAACCAGGGAGCGGTATGTCGCAGCCCATGGTTTGACTGTTCTTGTTGTCCCTCCAATTTGTCCCGGTTTGTCCCTTCGGTTTCCGGGTATGCCTATGCAGTGAAAGACAATAATATCTATGTCAATCTATTCATGGCTTCCAAGGCTTCGTTGAATGTAAATAGCCACGCTGTCGAAATCCAACAAAAGACCGATTATCCCTGGAGCGGAGCGGTAGAGCTTTTGATAGATGGCACGATCGATGCCACGACGAATATATACATCAGGATACCCGGCTGGGCTCAAAATGAAGTGGTGCCAAGTGACCTGTATCGATTTAATGCAACTTCAAAGACCAAAACAAATATTGCCATCAATGGTAAAAAAATCAACTTTTCTGTCGAACATGGATATGCGGTCCTTCACAGCAACTGGAAGAAAGGTGATAAAATTAGTGTACAGTTTCCTATGGAAAGTAAGTCAGTCTCCAGTCATCCTAATATCAAAGCCAACACTGGTGCGATTGCTATAGAAAGAGGCCCCATATTATACTGTGCGGAAGAAATGGACAATGGCCATCATGGTTTGGCATTGAATAATAATACCAACTGGAAAGCGGAGTATAAGCCTGATCTTTTAAATGGAGTGACTATCTTAAAGGGAAAAGCATTTGATGATAAAGGCAGTAACACTACGGCAACACTTATCCCCTATGTGGTGTGGGGACATCGCGAAACCAGCCCGATGGCTGTATGGATAAAGAAAAAATAG
- a CDS encoding exo-alpha-sialidase — protein MKLSHRPGIRLGCLIVCCFLIVALKSQIISSQYIFTEAPFLSCHASTLVESSDGDFMAAWFGGTREGDPDVAIWWSIKHGSEWSAPQVLAKENNTPCYNPVLFYTNDGKLWFYYKYGTHPSIWSAARRSSLDDGTTWSETEYLPAGWYGPIRTKPLVLKNGIVVSGTSVESYRNWAVWIERSKDHGVTFKKIGPITVPRPKARESEGHDSGANDWEHTYGIIQPSIVTLGKKHLRLYARSTSQIGHIVISDSYDQGLTWSPGKILNLPNPNSGIDAMTLRDGRIALVYNHTTEGRSPLNVAISDNGTDFKMIYTLEDDAGMEFSYPYMIEDKDGLLHITYTWKRQRIKEVVIKL, from the coding sequence ATGAAATTAAGTCATAGGCCGGGAATAAGATTGGGTTGTTTGATAGTTTGTTGTTTTTTAATCGTAGCACTCAAGTCGCAGATCATCAGCTCTCAGTACATTTTTACCGAGGCTCCATTTTTATCCTGCCATGCATCGACCCTGGTCGAATCCTCCGATGGTGATTTTATGGCTGCATGGTTTGGTGGCACCCGGGAAGGCGATCCTGATGTAGCCATTTGGTGGTCAATAAAACACGGTTCGGAATGGTCTGCTCCTCAGGTGTTGGCAAAGGAAAACAATACACCTTGTTATAATCCAGTGCTGTTTTATACAAATGATGGTAAGTTGTGGTTTTATTACAAATACGGCACGCATCCTTCGATATGGTCGGCTGCCCGGAGATCTAGCCTTGACGATGGAACTACCTGGTCAGAGACCGAATATCTGCCGGCTGGTTGGTACGGTCCGATCAGAACCAAGCCCCTGGTCCTTAAAAATGGAATAGTAGTCAGTGGCACTTCGGTGGAAAGTTATAGAAACTGGGCGGTTTGGATAGAACGCAGCAAAGATCATGGTGTGACCTTCAAAAAGATAGGTCCGATCACTGTACCCAGACCAAAAGCACGTGAGTCAGAAGGACATGACAGCGGAGCCAATGATTGGGAGCACACTTATGGTATCATACAACCATCTATCGTCACCCTGGGTAAAAAACATCTGAGATTATACGCCAGATCAACCAGCCAGATCGGTCATATTGTGATCTCAGATTCTTATGACCAGGGCCTAACCTGGTCACCCGGCAAAATCTTAAATCTTCCTAATCCAAATTCCGGCATTGATGCTATGACCCTCCGGGATGGCAGAATAGCACTGGTCTATAACCATACTACAGAAGGAAGATCACCATTAAATGTAGCGATTAGTGACAATGGGACCGATTTTAAGATGATCTATACTTTGGAAGATGATGCAGGGATGGAATTTTCATATCCCTACATGATTGAGGATAAGGACGGATTGTTGCACATCACCTATACCTGGAAAAGACAACGGATCAAAGAGGTGGTGATTAAGCTCTGA
- a CDS encoding glycoside hydrolase family 3 C-terminal domain-containing protein, with the protein MMIKTIRAIALAMAAMALNAQTSQSIEVIKLQNDQGSLLAYTPTSGIKILTVHGLKFKDLNRNGVLDIYEDWRKPVEKRAKDLASKLSIPQIAGLMLYSAHQAIPARPGGFMSGTYNGMPFPQSGANPEALTDQQRQFLENDNLRHVLITTVASPEVAAKWNNNVQAFCEGIGMGIPANNSSDPRHAPVASAEYDAASGGEISMWPGSLGMAATFDPEMVKRFGQVAAIEYRALGITTALSPQIDIATDPRWARVNGTFGENPFLSASMAQAYCDGFQTSGAEREIKNGWGYGSVNAMVKHWPGGGSGEGGRDAHYAIGKYAVYPSGNFKSHLIPFVKGAFKLQGKTRMASAVMPYYTISWNQDQQNKENIGNSYNKHLITELLRKKYKFDGVACTDWSVTHDHNVMDSFIDGKPWGMETLSEAQRHYKLLMAGVDQFGGNNQVQPILDAYEIGVKEVGETNMRARMEVSAVRLLKNIFRVGLFENPYLDFNDTKNTVGKSSFMKEGYNAQLKSIVMLKNKSNVLPLTPGKTVYVPKKFTPKSRNFLGMETPEKLDYPVNMNILKKYFKVTDQPQAADYAVVFIENPKTGIGYDKTDAEHGGNGYLPISLQYSPYTAATAREISIAGGDPLETFTNRSYKNKSVTSSNITDLAMVIDTYHKMNGKPVIVCVAMDNPMVFSEFEKQADAILVGFRVQDQALLDILIGKSQPSGLLPVQMPADMQVVESQSEDSPGDLKCHIDSEGHVYDFGFGLDWKGIINDARTIKYAKH; encoded by the coding sequence ATGATGATAAAGACAATCCGGGCGATTGCCTTGGCTATGGCGGCTATGGCCCTGAATGCACAGACCAGTCAGTCAATTGAGGTAATCAAACTCCAAAACGACCAGGGATCCCTCCTCGCATATACCCCAACTTCAGGTATCAAGATACTAACTGTACACGGATTAAAGTTTAAAGATCTCAACCGCAATGGTGTCCTGGATATTTATGAAGATTGGCGAAAGCCGGTAGAAAAAAGAGCAAAAGATCTGGCTTCCAAACTGTCTATACCACAAATAGCAGGCCTCATGTTGTATAGCGCCCATCAGGCTATACCTGCCAGGCCGGGTGGATTTATGTCAGGTACTTATAATGGAATGCCCTTTCCACAAAGTGGTGCCAACCCTGAAGCACTCACAGACCAACAAAGGCAATTTTTAGAAAATGATAATTTAAGGCATGTCTTGATTACTACGGTTGCCTCACCAGAGGTGGCAGCTAAGTGGAATAATAATGTACAAGCTTTCTGTGAAGGCATAGGGATGGGCATCCCAGCCAATAATAGCTCAGATCCTCGACATGCTCCTGTAGCCAGCGCTGAATATGACGCTGCATCTGGCGGTGAGATCTCTATGTGGCCCGGATCTCTTGGAATGGCTGCAACTTTTGACCCTGAAATGGTGAAAAGATTTGGACAGGTCGCAGCCATCGAATATCGTGCTTTGGGTATCACCACAGCGCTTTCGCCTCAGATCGATATAGCGACTGATCCCAGGTGGGCTCGAGTCAATGGCACTTTTGGGGAGAATCCTTTTTTGTCAGCCTCCATGGCACAAGCTTATTGCGACGGTTTTCAAACATCTGGTGCTGAGCGAGAAATCAAAAATGGCTGGGGGTATGGAAGTGTCAATGCTATGGTAAAACATTGGCCGGGAGGTGGCTCCGGCGAAGGGGGCCGTGATGCACACTACGCAATAGGTAAATATGCGGTCTACCCATCAGGAAATTTTAAATCCCATTTGATTCCTTTCGTCAAAGGTGCATTCAAATTGCAAGGTAAAACCCGAATGGCATCGGCGGTAATGCCTTATTATACTATCTCCTGGAACCAGGACCAACAAAACAAAGAGAATATAGGTAACAGTTACAATAAACATCTGATCACAGAACTTCTACGAAAGAAATACAAATTTGATGGAGTAGCGTGTACCGATTGGTCTGTGACTCATGATCACAATGTAATGGACTCTTTTATCGATGGCAAACCCTGGGGTATGGAGACGCTCTCTGAGGCACAGCGTCATTATAAATTATTAATGGCAGGAGTAGATCAATTTGGAGGGAATAACCAGGTACAACCTATCCTGGATGCTTATGAGATAGGTGTCAAAGAAGTCGGTGAAACGAATATGAGAGCTCGCATGGAAGTCTCAGCAGTTCGCTTACTGAAAAATATATTCAGAGTTGGATTATTTGAAAATCCTTACCTGGATTTCAATGACACAAAAAATACGGTCGGCAAGTCTTCCTTCATGAAAGAGGGATACAATGCACAATTGAAGTCAATCGTCATGCTGAAAAACAAGTCAAATGTCCTGCCTTTGACCCCAGGTAAAACAGTTTATGTTCCGAAAAAATTTACCCCCAAAAGCAGAAATTTCCTTGGTATGGAAACTCCTGAAAAACTAGACTATCCTGTCAATATGAATATTTTGAAAAAGTATTTTAAAGTCACAGATCAGCCTCAGGCAGCAGATTATGCGGTGGTATTTATAGAAAATCCAAAAACAGGAATCGGATATGACAAGACAGATGCCGAGCATGGAGGTAATGGGTATTTGCCAATCAGTTTACAATACAGTCCCTATACTGCTGCTACCGCCAGAGAGATCAGCATTGCAGGAGGAGATCCTTTAGAGACTTTCACCAATAGATCTTACAAAAACAAATCAGTGACGAGCAGTAATATCACAGACCTGGCTATGGTGATAGATACATATCATAAGATGAATGGCAAGCCGGTCATTGTCTGCGTAGCTATGGACAATCCAATGGTGTTCTCCGAATTTGAAAAGCAAGCTGATGCTATTTTAGTTGGGTTTAGAGTTCAGGATCAGGCATTATTGGATATTCTGATTGGAAAATCACAACCAAGTGGTTTATTGCCTGTGCAGATGCCTGCCGATATGCAAGTAGTGGAATCTCAAAGTGAAGACTCTCCCGGAGACTTAAAATGTCACATAGACTCTGAAGGGCATGTTTATGATTTTGGATTTGGTCTCGATTGGAAAGGGATCATCAACGATGCCAGGACAATCAAATACGCTAAGCACTGA